From the Phyllostomus discolor isolate MPI-MPIP mPhyDis1 chromosome 7, mPhyDis1.pri.v3, whole genome shotgun sequence genome, one window contains:
- the LOC118501895 gene encoding translation initiation factor IF-2 produces the protein MMLELRSAELGYVRISGLGLRCFATFITIVLYHPFWTRSRLGEAAWPLTRSLCNPNSSSWTAPPGLTPRPSLCSHPTKTQPPRGNRPLLPEPISRASGAGPRAPALLSGYQLVSKAVAHKVALCTRLPPSLSGKSAVGPRRPTALEERLGEQPGSEGRRNCKEEEADEEESSAQPEASPSRTKWRRWRRANCEAGLRPSPPPPPPSRRPGRSGGARSPLPARAGMGGERPGPLCKASGAAAPWQRFVVFSPLAHSVCT, from the exons ATGATGCTCGAGCTGAGATCTGCAGAACTGGGATATGTGAGGATTTCAGGCCTGGGGTTAAG ATGCTTCGCCACCTTCATTACTATTGTTCTATATCACCCATTTTGGACGCGTTCCAGACTGGGGGAAGCTGCCTGGCCCCTCACCAGGTCCCTATGTAACCCAAACTCTTCCTCCTGGACCGCGCCCCCGGGCCTCACGCCGCGCCCTAGCCTCTGCTCCCACCCGACTAAGACTCAACCTCCCCGCGGGAACCGCCCTCTTTTGCCCGAGCCAATCAGCAGAGCCTCAGGGGCGGGACCGAGGGCCCCGGCCCTCCTGTCTGGATACCAATTGGTCAGCAAAGCCGTCGCTCACAAGGTCGCACTCTGTACCCGCCTTCCACCCTCCCTTTCAGGAAAATCGGCGGTTGGGCCTCGGCGGCCAACGGCACTCGAGGAGCGCTTGGGCGAGCAGCCggggagtgagggaaggaggaactgcaaggaggaggaggctgacGAAGAGGAAAGCTCGGCCCAGCCAGAGGCCTCTCCATCGAGAACAAAATGGCGGCGCTGGCGAAGGGCCAACTGTGAGGCGGGGCTGCGGccatccccccccccgccccccccctcgcGCCGGCCGGGCCGGTCAGGGGGAGCCCGCTCGCCGCTCCCGGCGCGGGCGGGAATGGGAGGGGAGCGGCCCGGCCCACTATGCAAAGCGTCCGGCGCCGCCGCCCCGTGGCAAAG